A region of Saccharomyces mikatae IFO 1815 strain IFO1815 genome assembly, chromosome: 12 DNA encodes the following proteins:
- the AFG2 gene encoding AAA family ATPase AFG2 (similar to Saccharomyces cerevisiae AFG2 (YLR397C); ancestral locus Anc_4.259), translating into MAPKSGSSSSKKKPSASSNGADIKVTKFRSPAEFITRPHPSGDYGKETCTAYVHPKVLSSLEINSGSFCTVSKVGENGILVIARAGDGEVHPVDVITLSETIRSVGNIILGDRLELKKAQVQPPYATKVTIGSLQGYDILECIDEKVIQKLLDDTGIVMPGMIFQDLSAKLGDKSIDIVITDASDDSLPDVSQLDLNLDEVCGGLDGQFYLSPPFIFRKGSTHITFSKQIRANRKYNLPEPISYTAVGGLNKEIESLKSAIEIPLHQPELFSSFGVSPPRGILLHGPPGTGKTMLLRVVANTSNAHVLTINGPSIVSKYLGETESALRDIFNEARKYQPSIIFIDEIDSIAPNRANDDSGEVESRVVATLLTLMDGMGAAGRVVVIAATNRPNSVDPALRRPGRFDQEVEIGIPDVDARFDILTKQFSRMSPERHLLNSEGIKHIASKTHGYVGADLTALCRESVMKTIQRGLGTDANIDKFSLKVTLEDVESAMVDIRPSAMREIFLEMPKVYWSDIGGQEELKKKMKEMIQLPLEASETFSRLGISAPKGVLLYGPPGCSKTLTAKALATESGINFLAVKGPEIFNKYVGESERAIREIFRKARSAAPSIIFFDEIDALSPDRDGSSTSAANHVLTSLLNEIDGVEELKGVVIVAATNRPDEIDAALLRPGRLDRHIYVGPPDVNARLEILKKCTKKFNTKESGVDLYELADRTEGYSGAEVVLLCQEAGLAAIMDNLDVTMVELRHFEKAFEGIARGITPEMLSYYEEFALRSGSSS; encoded by the coding sequence ATGGCTCCTAAATCTGGTTCATCTAGctccaaaaaaaagccaTCCGCAAGTTCTAATGGTGCTGATATAAAAGTAACTAAGTTTAGATCGCCTGCTGAGTTTATCACCAGGCCACATCCCTCAGGTGATTATGGAAAGGAAACATGTACAGCATATGTTCATCCCAAAGTACTCTCCTCGTTGGAGATAAATTCGGGTTCATTTTGTACCGTCAGTAAAGTCGGGGAAAATGGTATCTTAGTAATAGCTAGAGCGGGTGATGGAGAAGTGCATCCTGTTGATGTCATTACTCTTTCCGAAACCATACGATCTGTTGGAAATATTATTCTTGGTGATCGTCTAGAGTTAAAGAAAGCCCAGGTGCAGCCACCTTATGCTACAAAGGTCACTATAGGTTCTCTACAAGGATATGACATTTTGGAATGCATAGACGAGAAAGTAATTCAGAAACTTTTAGATGATACTGGAATTGTGATGCCTGGaatgatttttcaagatttgaGTGCAAAACTAGGTGATAAAAGCattgatattgttattacAGATGCAAGCGATGATTCGCTTCCTGACGTCAGCCAATTAGATCTCAACTTGGACGAGGTTTGCGGTGGCTTAGATGGTCAGTTTTATCTATCTCCACCTTTTATATTTAGGAAGGGTTCCACGCATATTACATTTTCCAAGCAAATACGAGCAAATCGCAAGTACAATCTTCCGGAGCCTATATCCTATACAGCAGTAGGCGGTTTGAACAAAGAGATTGAATCATTGAAAAGTGCTATAGAGATACCTCTGCACCAACCAGAACTATTCAGCAGTTTTGGTGTTTCTCCTCCTCGAGGTATACTGCTCCACGGGCCCCCAGGTACTGGTAAAACCATGCTTTTAAGAGTTGTAGCAAATACATCCAACGCACATGTATTAACCATTAACGGCCCCTCAATTGTCTCCAAGTATCTTGGAGAGACTGAGTCTGCATTAAGAGACATATTCAATGAAGCCAGAAAGTACCAGCCTTcaatcattttcattgacGAAATCGATTCAATAGCACCAAATAGAGCAAACGATGACTCCGGGGAAGTTGAAAGCAGAGTTGTAGCTACTTTGTTAACTCTAATGGATGGCATGGGTGCTGCTGGTAGGGTAGTGGTAATTGCTGCTACAAATAGACCTAACTCGGTTGATCCAGCTCTTAGAAGACCTGGTAGGTTTGATCAAGAAGTAGAGATTGGTATACCAGATGTTGATGCAAGATTTGACATTTTAACTAAGCAATTCTCAAGAATGTCCCCGGAACGTCATTTATTGAATTCTGAAGGGATCAAGCACATTGCCTCTAAAACGCATGGTTACGTTGGTGCCGATTTAACTGCTCTCTGCAGGGAATCGGTCATGAAGACGATACAAAGAGGACTGGGGACAGACGCTAATATAGATaagttttcattgaaagtTACATTAGAAGACGTGGAAAGCGCAATGGTGGACATCAGGCCCAGTGCAATGAGAGAAATTTTCTTAGAAATGCCCAAAGTGTATTGGTCTGATATCGGTGGCCAAGAAGAgcttaaaaaaaagatgaaagaaatgatacAATTGCCTTTGGAGGCGTCCGAAACTTTTTCCAGGCTGGGAATCTCAGCACCAAAGGGTGTCTTACTTTATGGGCCACCAGGATGTTCCAAGACGTTAACTGCAAAAGCTCTCGCTACAGAATCAGGTATCAATTTCTTAGCCGTGAAAGGCCCTGAAATCTTTAATAAGTATGTAGGGGAATCTGAAAGGGCTATAAGAGAAATTTTCCGCAAGGCACGTTCTGCAGCTCCAAgtatcatcttttttgatgaaattgatgCCTTATCTCCTGATAGAGACGGGAGCTCTACTTCCGCAGCCAATCACGTGCTGACATCTTTACTCAATGAGATTGATGGTGTTGAAGAATTGAAGGGTGTCGTTATTGTTGCGGCAACGAATAGGCCTGATGAAATAGATGCTGCTCTTCTAAGGCCTGGTAGATTAGATAGGCACATTTATGTGGGCCCTCCAGACGTAAATGCTCGCTTAGAAATATTAAAGAAGTGCACAAAGAAATTTAATACGAAAGAATCTGGAGTTGATCTTTATGAATTGGCAGACCGCACGGAAGGCTATTCCGGAGCTGAGGTTGTGTTACTTTGCCAAGAAGCAGGACTGGCTGCTATTATGGACAATTTGGATGTCACAATGGTGGAATTACGTCACTTTGAGAAAGCTTTTGAAGGAATTGCTAGGGGCATCACTCCAGAAATGCTCTCATATTATGAAGAGTTCGCTCTCAGAAGCGGTTCATCATCTTGA
- the COX8 gene encoding cytochrome c oxidase subunit VIII (similar to Saccharomyces cerevisiae COX8 (YLR395C); ancestral locus Anc_4.256), producing the protein MLCQQMIRTTAKRSSKIMTRPIIMKRSVHFKDGVYENIPFKVKGRKTPYALPHFGFFAVGFAIPFVACYVQLKKSGAF; encoded by the coding sequence ATGTTGTGCCAACAAATGATCAGAACGACAGCTAAGAGAAGTAGCAAAATCATGACCAGACCCATTATCATGAAGAGATCGGTACATTTCAAAGACGGTGTATATGAAAACATCCCGTTCAAAGTCAAAGGTAGGAAGACACCTTATGCTCTTCCTCATTTCGGGTTCTTTGCTGTTGGATTTGCTATCCCATTTGTTGCCTGTTATGTTCAGTTGAAAAAGTCTGGTGCTTTTTAA
- the CST9 gene encoding SUMO ligase CST9 (similar to Saccharomyces cerevisiae CST9 (YLR394W); ancestral locus Anc_4.255), which produces MSDSIFEQPFVYCGVCHRRTSHGDPLRLTSCAHILCSQHSPLTSKVCPICNSSDISIIKLIESKQLPNDIKIFFEPLPPLLESLYNVSQFQFRGLSNQCQYYQNHCLKLREKCARQQQLLYQAKIELDSMAALKKRIQELETVVRHNNVSSTSLSMLSTKNNHQSHYQPPPTVDLTVDDNSLEEFEAKSFIKKLKRSSSLRNSSKHNNGTVTPSASARVNKNQSLYMETLNRQNKNSIPSPNPNQNINNNLPNISTIAESTNLNRFSCSPVRVAKGFSNKLPNFDILTNNGSVSSKNISRLSTASLQLSSPLSSSSNKLILLNNNLDDLHHSNTPSTSTSTQFPSALEKLKITRKRNNTISGPNRITHNLSSHIRSGGLASSSSSNSFQQGKLAKSNILKRSNSTQQLTNTLLKDNNSQPPRSSNTVLGGSKRNNKFRRIR; this is translated from the coding sequence ATGTcggattccatttttgaacAGCCCTTTGTGTACTGTGGCGTTTGCCATAGGAGGACATCTCACGGCGATCCACTGAGGTTGACTTCTTGCGCTCATATTCTTTGCTCTCAACACTCTCCATTAACATCAAAGGTGTGCCCCATATGTAATTCGAGCGATATTTCTATAATTAAACTTATAGAGTCCAAGCAACTACCTAATGACATTAAGATATTTTTCGAGCCATTGCCGCCACTTTTGGAGTCACTGTATAATGTCTCTCAATTCCAGTTCAGGGGGCTTTCAAACCAGTGCCAATACTATCAAAATCACTGCTTAAAATTGAGAGAAAAATGCGCAAGGCAACAGCAGTTGTTATATCAAGCGAAAATAGAATTAGATTCAATGGCAGCCCTTAAGAAAAGGATACAGGAACTAGAAACCGTGGTGAGACATAACAATGTTTCTTCCACGTCACTCAGCATGCTATCGACAAAAAACAACCACCAAAGTCATTATCAACCACCTCCAACTGTTGATTTGAcagttgatgataatagtTTGGAAGAGTTTGAAGCGAAATCTTTTATTaagaaactaaaaagaAGCTCCTCCCTAAGAAATTCTTCGAAACACAACAATGGCACCGTTACTCCATCTGCAAGCGCTCGTGTAAATAAGAATCAGTCTCTCTATATGGAGACGTTAAATAGACAGAATAAGAATAGCATTCCTTCTCCTAATCCGAAtcaaaatatcaataacaaTTTACCTAACATTTCCACTATTGCAGAATCGACCAATTTGAACAGATTTTCGTGCTCCCCTGTACGTGTTGCAAAAGGCTTCAGTAACAAGCTGCCCAATTTTGACATTCTCACTAATAATGGATCCGTATCATCCAAGAATATATCAAGATTATCTACTGCTTCTTTACAATTGTCTTCACCTCTATCTTCCTCATCTAATAAGCTTATTTTACTGAACAATAACCTTGATGACTTACATCATTCTAACACGCCTTCAACGAGTACTTCAACGCAGTTCCCCTCGGCTTtagaaaagttaaaaatAACCAGGAAAAGGAATAATACCATTAGTGGCCCGAATAGAATAACGCACAACTTGAGTTCGCATATAAGAAGCGGTGGTCTCgcatcttcatcctcatcaaATTCATTTCAACAGGGGAAACTCGCGAAATCAAATATATTGAAGCGATCCAATTCAACTCAGCAGCTCACCAACACACTTCTCAAAGATAATAATTCCCAGCCACCTCGGTCAAGTAATACGGTCTTGGGTGGtagcaaaagaaataataagtTTAGAAGAATAAGGTAA
- the VPS33 gene encoding tethering complex ATP-binding subunit VPS33 (similar to Saccharomyces cerevisiae VPS33 (YLR396C); ancestral locus Anc_4.258) produces the protein MNRFWNTRKFSLSNADGLCATLNEISQNDEILVVQPSFVPVLNSLLTFQELTQSTPVRKIALLDDMLSDDLSGTLSNVPQMDLIFLIDVRTSLRLPSQLVDAAHKCDLSPLHIIYCQWKNSFQNTSKNSVHQQRDGYALNVKRSHFPNVIESQLTELKSEYILYPWDLLPFPQIDDNVLLTHSLYNMENVNMYYPELRSLQSATESILIDNIVNSLRSLIFETNSIITNVVSIGNLSKKCSHLLKERIDEQQTEEDLFIKGTLYGERTNCGLEMDLIILERNLDPITPLLTQLTYAGILDDLYEFNSGIKIMEKDMNFNYKEDEIWNELKFLNFGSVGPQLNKLAKELQIQYDMRHKAESVHEIKEFVDSLGSLQQRQVYLKNHTTLSSDVLKVVETEEYGSFNKILELELEILMGNTLNNDIEDIVLELQYEYEVDQKKVLRLICLLSICKNSLREKDYEDLRTLMIDSWGIERCFQLESLAMLGFFTNKTGKADLDIAKSKPTRLQKEYRYISQWLNTVPIEDEHATNKATNQKDEFAEATFAYSGVVPLTMRLVQMLYDRSTLFHNYSSQQPFILSREPKVSQTHDLIEQLYGDSDVIEESKWVPEAVTKKINASIKSNKRHSIDGSNGTTQAEEDIALVVFLGGVTMGEIAILKHLQRRLSKKGIVKRFIIIADGLVNGDRVMKSIS, from the coding sequence ATGAATAGATTTTGGAATACTAGGaagttttcattatcaaatgCTGATGGGTTGTGTGCCACCTTAAATGAAATATctcaaaatgatgaaattcTTGTGGTTCAACCGAGCTTCGTGCCCGTGCTCAATAGTTTACTGACTTTTCAAGAATTGACTCAATCAACACCTGTAAGAAAAATTGCGTTACTTGATGATATGCTGAGTGATGATTTGTCTGGTACATTGAGCAATGTTCCGCAAATGGACCTTATCTTTCTTATTGATGTCAGAACATCTCTCCGACTTCCTTCACAACTAGTTGATGCTGCTCACAAGTGCGATTTATCACCACTGCATATAATATACTGtcaatggaaaaattctttccaaaataCCTCGAAGAATTCAGTACATCAGCAGAGGGATGGGTACGCATTAAATGTTAAGAGGTCACATTTCCCTAATGTCATTGAATCTCAATTGACGGAGTTAAAGAGCGAATACATTCTTTACCCTTGGGATTTGTTACCATTTCCACAGATTGATGACAATGTTTTGTTAACCCATTCTCTTTATAACATGGAAAATGTAAATATGTACTACCCTGAATTACGGTCCTTACAAAGCGCTACAGAGTCAATACTGATTGATAACATAGTTAATTCACTGCGAAGTttaatttttgaaactaaTAGTATCATAACAAACGTTGTTTCTATAGGTAATTTGTCTAAGAAATGTAGCCATCTTTTGAAGGAACGGATCGATGAACAGcaaacagaagaagatttgTTTATCAAAGGTACGCTATATGGTGAACGGACTAATTGTGGACTAGAAATGGACTTGATTATCTTAGAAAGGAATTTAGATCCTATAACACCATTGTTAACACAACTTACATATGCAGGAATACTGGATGATCTATATGAATTCAACTCAGGGATAAAGATAATGGAGAAGGATATGAATTTTAATTATaaggaagatgaaatatggaatgaattgaaatttttaaactttGGATCTGTTGGACCACAACTGAATAAATTAGCAAAAGAATTACAAATCCAATATGATATGAGGCATAAAGCCGAGAGTGTACatgaaattaaagaatttGTCGATTCTTTGGGTTCATTGCAACAAAGGCAGgtatatttgaaaaatcatacAACATTATCATCTGACGTTTTGAAAGTAGTAGAGACTGAGGAGTACGGATCTTTTAACAAAATCCTAGAGTTAGAGttggaaattttgatgGGGAATACGCTcaataatgatattgaagatattgtaCTAGAGTTGCAGTATGAGTACGAAGTTGATCAAAAGAAGGTTCTTCGGTTAATTTGCTTATTGTCCATTTGCAAAAATTCACTTCGAGAAAAAGATTATGAAGATCTGAGAACCCTTATGATTGACTCTTGGGGTATAGAAAGATGTTTTCAACTTGAGTCCTTGGCTATGTTAGGATTTTTCACCAATAAAACAGGGAAAGCTGATTTGGATATTGCTAAAAGCAAGCCAACAAGAttacaaaaagaatacCGCTATATTTCACAATGGCTAAATACAGTGCCTATAGAAGATGAGCATGCTACAAATAAAGCCACGAATCAAAAAGACGAGTTTGCAGAAGCCACTTTCGCTTATAGTGGTGTAGTACCATTGACAATGAGATTAGTTCAAATGTTATATGATAGGTCTACACTGTTCCATAACTATTCCTCACAACAACCTTTCATACTATCAAGAGAGCCCAAGGTTTCTCAAACCCATGATTTGATAGAACAGTTATACGGAGACTCCGATGTAATTGAAGAGAGCAAATGGGTCCCAGAAGCCGTTACCAAGAAGATCAATGCAAGTATCAAGAGCAATAAAAGACACTCTATAGACGGTTCTAATGGAACAACTCAagcagaagaagatattgCACTTGTAGTTTTCCTTGGAGGTGTAACTATGGGCGAAATAGCAATATTGAAGCATTTACAGAGAAGATTAAGTAAAAAAGGTATCGTTAAAAGATTTATCATTATTGCAGATGGCCTGGTCAATGGCGATAGAGTTATGAAGTCTATATCTTAA
- the ATP10 gene encoding Atp10p (similar to Saccharomyces cerevisiae ATP10 (YLR393W); ancestral locus Anc_4.253), translated as MQLIFKRLYHPTLLRMSFFGKFLKPMMATASPKEYQIKQLIKPVGLAAAPKRHTKYSQGNSLKDMFDSEKTNHRVKELAVEFSKSGLYDVQVFQKTKGKLFIAPASYWKDDRALFFPHLVGTSMGDKKEQNIEDLLRGKTSIVRLFSTAAGDKLSSSYFQKTANNEKSIDYLTDADARLSLNNNNVQIIEVNLVENVVKSALVKTLARWANRVPSWRQRFYFECSRAQWPFSVREELFCNNVFSGYIFLVDQHLKIRWAACGEATPSEKEALWKFVKSL; from the coding sequence ATGCAgcttattttcaaaaggtTATATCATCCAACACTTCTGCGGATGTCtttctttggaaaatttctCAAGCCAATGATGGCAACAGCTTCACCGAAAGAATACCAAATTAAACAACTGATCAAACCCGTAGGCTTAGCAGCAGCACCAAAGAGGCATACCAAGTACTCCCAGGGAAATTCACTAAAGGACATGTTTGATTCGGAAAAGACAAACCACAGAGTAAAAGAGTTGGCTGTTGAATTCAGCAAATCCGGACTTTACGACGTGCAAGTTTTCcagaaaacaaaaggaaaGTTATTTATAGCGCCAGCTTCATATTGGAAGGACGATAGagctctttttttccctcaTTTGGTGGGAACTTCAATGGGAGATAAGAAAGAACAGAATATCGAGGATTTGTTGAGGGGTAAAACCAGTATAGTGAGATTATTCAGCACGGCGGCCGGTGATAAGCTCAGTAGTTCATACTTCCAAAAAACTGcgaacaatgaaaaatctatTGACTATTTGACTGACGCTGATGCACGTTTAAGCttaaacaacaacaacgtGCAAATCATCGAGGTTAATCTTGTAGAAAACGTTGTAAAAAGTGCTCTTGTGAAAACGCTTGCTCGTTGGGCTAATCGTGTTCCATCCTGGCGTCAGcgattttattttgaatgtTCCAGGGCCCAATGGCCATTTTCCGTTAGGGAAGAGCTCTTTTGCAACAATGTATTCTCTGGTTACATCTTTCTAGTAGACCAACACTTGAAAATCAGGTGGGCAGCCTGTGGGGAGGCCACGCCATCTGAAAAGGAAGCGTTGTGGAAGTTTGTAAAAAGCCTATAA